The proteins below are encoded in one region of Pseudomonas putida NBRC 14164:
- a CDS encoding response regulator produces the protein MLDRLGIRSRVLLLALLPAGLMALVLGSYFTWLQQNDLRTQLLQRGKMIAEQLAPLAAPAMARLAPAQLERIAAQTLEQADVRAVAFLAPDRTRLAHAGPSMLNQPPSGGTGTQLLQRSGNDATRYLMPVFGHHRDLATDAVPAEAERLLGWVEIELSHDGTLLRGYRNLFTSLLLILACLVLSGLLALRMSRTINDPIERIKHAVNQLKDGHLEERLPTMGSHELDELARGINRMAETLQNAHEELQHSIDQATEDVRQNLETIEIQNIELDMARKEALEASRIKSEFLANMSHEIRTPLNGILGFTHLLQKSELTPRQLDYLNTIEKSADNLLGIINEILDFSKIEAGKLVLDSIPFNLRDLIQDTLTILAPAAHAKQLELLSLIYRDTPSSLIGDPLRLKQILTNLVSNAIKFTREGTIVVRAMLEDEHEDSAQLRISVQDTGIGLSPQEVRTLFQAFSQADNSLARQPGGTGLGLVISKRLIEQMGGEIGVDSTPGEGSQFWISLNLPKAHDDLEEQPMQPLLGRRAAIVDGHELARQALEHQLEDCGLSVSLFASYDQLLQAVQAASQAGLPFEFAVLGANLGNLSPEQLGHYHQQLERYHCQCVVLCPTTEQALYHPYLPNGHGQLLSKPTCTRKLRRLLMELVQPRRPQSEAQSLNGQRQPKVLCVDDNAANLLLVQTLLEDLGAEVLAVDNGYAAVQAVQDEPFDLVLMDVQMPGMDGRVCTEQIRLWENTQSGNPLPIVALTAHAMANEKRALLHAGMDDYLTKPISERQLAQVVMKWTGLSLGVPQQAQAEQATSSDDLKVLDPEEGLRLAAGKADLAADMLSMLLSSLDADRDAIRAAREADDRDRLIEQVHRLNGASRYCGVPQLRAACQRSETLLKQEHPQAQQALDELDGAISRLAAQASLSAWPLLWPTQHL, from the coding sequence GTGCTCGATCGCTTGGGAATCCGCAGCCGGGTTCTGCTACTGGCCCTGCTGCCTGCCGGCCTGATGGCCCTGGTGCTGGGCAGTTACTTCACCTGGCTGCAACAGAACGACCTGCGCACCCAGCTATTGCAACGCGGCAAGATGATCGCCGAGCAACTGGCGCCATTGGCTGCGCCTGCCATGGCCCGGCTTGCGCCCGCACAGCTGGAGCGCATTGCCGCGCAAACCCTGGAACAGGCCGACGTACGCGCCGTTGCCTTCCTGGCCCCGGACCGCACGCGCCTGGCACACGCCGGCCCGAGCATGCTCAACCAGCCTCCCAGCGGGGGTACCGGCACGCAATTGCTGCAGCGCAGCGGCAATGACGCCACCCGCTATTTGATGCCCGTATTCGGCCACCACCGCGACCTCGCCACCGATGCCGTGCCGGCCGAAGCCGAGCGCCTGCTGGGCTGGGTCGAGATCGAGCTGTCGCACGACGGCACCCTGCTGCGCGGTTACCGCAACCTGTTCACCAGCCTGCTTCTGATCCTCGCCTGCCTGGTGCTCAGCGGCCTGCTGGCGCTGCGCATGAGCCGCACTATCAACGACCCCATCGAACGCATCAAGCACGCGGTCAACCAGCTCAAGGACGGCCACCTCGAAGAACGCCTGCCGACCATGGGCAGCCATGAGCTGGACGAGCTCGCCCGCGGCATCAACCGCATGGCCGAAACCCTGCAGAACGCCCACGAAGAGCTGCAGCACAGCATCGACCAGGCCACCGAAGACGTGCGCCAGAACCTGGAAACCATCGAAATCCAGAACATCGAGCTGGACATGGCGCGCAAGGAGGCCCTTGAGGCCAGCCGCATCAAGTCGGAATTCCTGGCCAACATGAGCCACGAGATCCGCACCCCGCTCAACGGCATCCTCGGCTTTACCCATCTGCTGCAGAAAAGCGAGCTGACGCCACGCCAGCTGGACTACCTGAACACCATCGAGAAGTCCGCCGACAACCTGTTGGGGATCATCAACGAGATCCTCGACTTCTCCAAGATCGAGGCCGGCAAGCTGGTGCTCGACAGCATTCCGTTCAACCTGCGCGACCTGATCCAGGACACCCTGACCATCCTCGCCCCGGCCGCCCACGCCAAGCAGCTGGAATTGCTCAGCCTGATCTACCGCGACACCCCGTCTTCGCTGATCGGCGACCCGCTGCGGCTCAAGCAGATCCTCACCAACCTGGTCAGCAACGCCATCAAGTTCACCCGCGAAGGCACCATCGTCGTGCGCGCCATGCTCGAAGACGAACACGAAGACAGCGCGCAACTGCGCATCAGCGTGCAGGACACCGGTATCGGCCTGTCGCCGCAGGAGGTGCGCACGCTGTTCCAGGCCTTCAGCCAGGCCGACAACTCGCTGGCACGCCAACCCGGCGGTACAGGGCTGGGGCTGGTGATATCCAAGCGCCTGATCGAGCAGATGGGCGGCGAAATCGGCGTCGACAGCACCCCGGGCGAGGGCTCGCAGTTCTGGATCAGCCTTAACCTGCCCAAAGCCCACGACGACCTCGAGGAGCAGCCGATGCAGCCGCTGCTGGGCCGTCGCGCAGCCATCGTCGATGGCCACGAGCTGGCACGCCAGGCGCTGGAGCACCAACTGGAAGACTGCGGCCTCAGCGTTAGCCTGTTTGCTTCCTACGACCAGTTGCTGCAGGCGGTTCAGGCTGCCAGCCAGGCCGGCCTGCCGTTCGAGTTCGCCGTGCTCGGGGCCAACCTGGGCAACCTTTCGCCCGAGCAACTGGGCCACTACCACCAGCAACTCGAACGTTACCACTGCCAGTGCGTGGTGCTGTGCCCGACCACCGAGCAGGCGCTGTACCACCCGTACCTGCCCAACGGCCATGGCCAGTTGCTGTCAAAGCCCACCTGCACCCGCAAACTGCGCCGCCTGCTGATGGAACTGGTGCAACCGCGCCGCCCGCAGAGCGAGGCTCAGAGCCTCAACGGCCAGCGCCAGCCGAAGGTCCTCTGCGTCGACGACAATGCCGCCAACCTGCTGCTGGTGCAGACCCTGCTCGAAGACCTGGGCGCCGAGGTGCTGGCCGTCGACAACGGCTATGCAGCGGTACAGGCCGTGCAGGATGAACCGTTCGACCTGGTGCTGATGGACGTGCAGATGCCCGGCATGGACGGCCGTGTCTGCACCGAGCAGATCCGTCTCTGGGAAAACACCCAAAGTGGCAACCCGTTGCCGATCGTCGCCCTTACCGCCCATGCCATGGCCAACGAAAAACGCGCCTTGCTGCACGCCGGCATGGACGATTACCTGACCAAGCCGATCAGCGAGCGGCAACTGGCCCAGGTGGTGATGAAGTGGACCGGCCTGAGCCTGGGCGTGCCGCAACAGGCGCAGGCCGAGCAAGCGACCAGCAGTGATGACCTGAAGGTGCTCGACCCCGAAGAAGGCCTGCGCCTGGCGGCGGGCAAGGCGGACCTGGCGGCCGACATGCTGAGCATGCTGCTTTCGTCGCTGGACGCGGACCGCGATGCCATACGCGCTGCTCGCGAGGCGGACGACCGCGACCGCCTGATAGAACAGGTACACCGCCTGAACGGTGCCTCGCGCTATTGCGGCGTGCCGCAGCTGCGCGCCGCGTGCCAGCGCAGCGAGACCTTGCTCAAGCAGGAACACCCACAGGCGCAGCAAGCGCTGGATGAGCTGGACGGCGCAATCAGCCGGCTGGCGGCGCAGGCCAGCCTAAGTGCATGGCCGCTGCTGTGGCCTACACAGCATTTGTAG
- a CDS encoding 2-hydroxyacid dehydrogenase: MRTLLFSSQHYDQESFTQAARGSALELHFQPARLTLDTAALASGHEVVCAFINDELDAPVLQRLAEGGTRLIALRSAGYNHVDLAAAKRLGLAVVRVPAYSPHAVAEHAVALILALNRRLHRAYNRTREGDFTLHGLTGFDLHGKTVGVVGTGQIGVAFGRIMAGFGCQLLAYDPYPNPELLALGARYLTLPELLREARIISLHCPLTEHTRHLINAQSLAQLQPGAMLINTGRGALVDTPALIEALKSGQLGYLGLDVYEEEAQLFFEDRSDLPLQDDVLARLLTFPNVIITAHQAFLTREALDAIAATTLDNINRWAAGNPQNLVMG; this comes from the coding sequence ATGCGCACCCTGTTGTTCAGCAGCCAGCATTACGACCAGGAAAGCTTCACCCAGGCCGCCCGCGGCAGCGCGCTGGAGCTGCATTTCCAGCCCGCTCGCCTGACCCTCGACACCGCCGCCCTGGCCAGTGGCCATGAAGTTGTTTGCGCCTTCATCAATGACGAACTCGACGCCCCGGTGCTCCAGCGCCTGGCCGAAGGCGGCACACGCCTGATCGCACTGCGTTCGGCCGGCTACAACCACGTCGACCTGGCCGCTGCCAAGCGCCTGGGCCTTGCCGTGGTACGCGTGCCGGCCTACTCGCCCCACGCCGTGGCCGAACACGCCGTGGCACTGATCCTGGCCCTCAACCGGCGCCTGCACCGGGCCTACAACCGCACCCGCGAAGGCGACTTCACCCTGCACGGGCTGACCGGTTTCGACCTGCATGGCAAAACCGTCGGCGTGGTCGGCACCGGCCAGATCGGCGTTGCCTTCGGCCGCATCATGGCCGGCTTCGGCTGCCAACTGCTGGCCTACGACCCTTACCCCAACCCGGAGCTGCTGGCCCTCGGCGCGCGCTACCTGACCTTGCCCGAATTGTTGCGCGAAGCCCGTATCATCAGCCTGCACTGCCCGCTGACCGAGCACACCCGGCACCTGATCAATGCACAAAGCCTGGCCCAGCTGCAGCCCGGCGCCATGCTGATCAATACGGGCCGTGGCGCACTGGTCGACACCCCGGCACTGATCGAGGCGCTGAAAAGCGGCCAGCTTGGCTACCTGGGCCTGGACGTCTACGAAGAAGAAGCCCAGCTGTTCTTCGAGGACCGCTCCGACCTGCCGCTGCAAGACGATGTGCTGGCCCGCCTGCTGACTTTCCCCAACGTGATCATCACTGCCCACCAGGCCTTCCTTACCCGCGAGGCGCTGGACGCCATTGCCGCGACCACGCTCGACAACATCAACCGCTGGGCGGCAGGCAATCCACAGAATCTGGTAATGGGTTAG
- a CDS encoding META domain-containing protein has protein sequence MKNLLTGVLIATGLLGCAAEPSKLQQERSYVLEWIGERPLIDYSHLTLTLASDGRAYGNGGCNHWFAPYTLEGERLSFGKVGKTRKLCAPALMEQEKRFLQALETVERWDVSPVEQMRFWPAEGKPLRFWPEEG, from the coding sequence GTGAAGAATCTGCTGACCGGCGTGCTGATTGCCACCGGCCTGCTCGGCTGCGCCGCAGAACCTTCAAAGCTGCAGCAGGAGCGCAGCTACGTGCTGGAATGGATTGGCGAGCGCCCGCTGATCGACTACAGCCACCTGACCCTGACCTTGGCCAGCGACGGCCGCGCCTACGGCAATGGCGGCTGCAACCACTGGTTTGCGCCGTATACGCTGGAGGGCGAGCGCCTGAGCTTCGGCAAGGTCGGCAAGACCCGCAAGCTGTGCGCACCGGCGTTGATGGAGCAGGAAAAGCGCTTTTTGCAGGCGCTGGAAACGGTAGAGCGCTGGGATGTGTCGCCGGTGGAGCAGATGCGCTTCTGGCCGGCCGAAGGCAAGCCGCTGCGGTTCTGGCCTGAAGAAGGCTGA
- a CDS encoding TlpA disulfide reductase family protein — protein MARRLAAVLAITASLLLGGCGADYGVDQHGNTVKAEQIEGHWLVLNYWAEWCGPCRTEIPELNTAAKQWAADGIKVVGVNFDGLQGQDLKQASETLGIGFTVLAQDPAERYDLPRSEALPVTYIIDDKGKVREQLLGEQTLEGLQAKIKALKGA, from the coding sequence ATGGCAAGGCGTCTGGCAGCAGTACTGGCCATCACCGCGAGCCTGTTGCTCGGTGGTTGCGGTGCCGATTATGGCGTGGACCAGCACGGTAATACGGTTAAGGCCGAACAGATCGAAGGGCACTGGCTGGTGCTCAACTATTGGGCCGAATGGTGCGGGCCGTGCCGTACCGAAATCCCGGAGCTGAACACGGCGGCCAAGCAGTGGGCGGCCGATGGCATCAAGGTGGTGGGGGTGAACTTCGATGGCTTGCAGGGGCAGGACCTGAAACAGGCCTCTGAAACCCTGGGCATCGGTTTTACCGTGCTGGCCCAGGACCCGGCCGAGCGCTATGACTTGCCGCGTAGCGAGGCGCTGCCGGTGACCTACATCATCGATGACAAGGGCAAGGTGCGCGAACAGCTGCTGGGCGAGCAGACCCTGGAAGGGCTGCAGGCCAAGATCAAGGCCCTGAAAGGCGCCTGA
- the arsC gene encoding arsenate reductase (glutaredoxin) (This arsenate reductase requires both glutathione and glutaredoxin to convert arsenate to arsenite, after which the efflux transporter formed by ArsA and ArsB can extrude the arsenite from the cell, providing resistance.), with protein sequence MTDLTLYHNPRCSKSRGALELLEARGLAPTIVRYLETPPDAATLKALLAKLGIAPRELLRTGEDEYKTLNLADPALTDAQLIDAMAQHPKLIERPILVAGDKAVVGRPPEKVLEILP encoded by the coding sequence ATGACTGACCTGACGCTCTATCATAACCCGCGCTGCTCGAAATCCCGCGGCGCGCTGGAACTGCTCGAAGCCCGTGGCCTCGCCCCGACCATCGTGCGTTATCTGGAAACCCCACCCGACGCCGCCACGCTCAAGGCCCTGCTCGCCAAGCTGGGCATCGCCCCGCGGGAGCTGTTGCGTACCGGCGAGGACGAATACAAAACGCTGAACCTCGCCGACCCGGCGCTGACCGACGCACAATTGATTGATGCCATGGCCCAGCACCCTAAACTGATCGAACGGCCGATTCTGGTCGCTGGTGACAAGGCCGTGGTCGGCCGCCCGCCGGAAAAAGTGCTGGAGATCCTGCCGTGA
- the wrbA gene encoding NAD(P)H:quinone oxidoreductase has product MSAPYILVLYYSRHGSTSEMARHIARGIELAGMEARLRTVPAISTECEAVAPDIPASGALYATLDDLRHCAGLVLGSPTRFGNMAAPLKYFLDGTSSLWLGGELVGKPAGVFTSTASLHGGQETTLLSMMLPLMHHGMLVMGLPYSESALLETRGGGTPYGASHHAGADGKRELDQHEIALCRALGQRLATTAKALEAARG; this is encoded by the coding sequence GTGAGCGCGCCCTACATCCTGGTGCTTTACTACAGCCGCCATGGCTCGACCAGCGAAATGGCCCGTCACATCGCCCGCGGAATCGAACTGGCCGGCATGGAGGCGCGCCTGCGCACAGTGCCTGCTATCTCTACCGAATGTGAAGCGGTGGCACCGGACATTCCGGCCAGTGGTGCGCTGTACGCCACCCTGGACGACCTTCGCCACTGCGCAGGCCTGGTACTGGGCAGCCCGACCCGCTTTGGCAACATGGCAGCGCCGCTGAAGTACTTCCTGGATGGCACCAGCAGCCTGTGGCTGGGCGGTGAACTGGTCGGCAAGCCGGCGGGCGTGTTCACCTCTACCGCCAGTTTGCACGGTGGCCAGGAAACCACCCTGCTGTCGATGATGTTGCCGTTGATGCACCACGGCATGCTGGTGATGGGCCTGCCGTACAGTGAGTCGGCCTTGCTGGAAACCCGCGGCGGCGGCACCCCTTACGGCGCCAGCCACCATGCAGGGGCCGATGGCAAGCGTGAGCTTGATCAGCACGAAATTGCCCTGTGCCGCGCTCTGGGACAACGCCTGGCGACCACGGCCAAGGCCCTGGAGGCCGCGCGTGGCTAA
- a CDS encoding DUF2069 domain-containing protein, translated as MAKKPKVLPPLEWLAPRLRLTRALSLAFFFGLIGLLLVNNLWFANLHGARVGVILAIELVPLLLLLPGMLTGSARAHAWACFVVNIYFIKGVLAAFDPARAVFGWVEVLASLGLFIAGLLYVRWKFQHERRMAGEGS; from the coding sequence GTGGCTAAAAAGCCCAAGGTGTTGCCGCCGCTGGAATGGCTGGCACCGCGCCTGCGCCTGACACGGGCGTTGAGCCTGGCGTTTTTCTTCGGCCTGATCGGCCTGCTGCTGGTGAACAACCTGTGGTTCGCCAACCTGCATGGAGCGCGAGTCGGGGTGATTCTGGCAATAGAGCTGGTGCCACTGCTGCTGTTGTTGCCGGGCATGCTGACAGGCAGCGCGCGGGCACATGCCTGGGCCTGTTTCGTGGTGAATATCTATTTCATCAAGGGCGTGCTGGCGGCGTTCGACCCGGCGCGGGCGGTGTTTGGCTGGGTTGAAGTGCTGGCGAGCCTGGGGTTGTTCATTGCCGGGCTGCTGTATGTGCGCTGGAAGTTCCAGCATGAGCGGCGCATGGCGGGCGAAGGGAGTTGA
- a CDS encoding DNA-3-methyladenine glycosylase I, whose translation MRDYQWLHEYCLNRFGSAQALEAFLPQPRTAVQLRGISDDRYLSTLALRVFRAGLKHSLVDAKWPAFEQVFFGFDPEKVVLMGAEHLERLMQDERIIRHLGKLRSVPRNAQMILDVTKEKGSFGAFIADWPVTDIVGLWKYLAKHGNQLGGLSAPRFLRMVGKDTFIPTDDMAAALIAQKVIDKQPTSQRDLALVQQAFNQWHEESGRPLCQLSVMLAHTVNH comes from the coding sequence ATGCGCGATTACCAGTGGCTGCATGAGTACTGCCTGAACCGCTTTGGCTCGGCCCAGGCGCTGGAGGCCTTCCTGCCGCAACCGCGCACAGCTGTGCAACTGCGCGGTATCAGCGACGACCGCTACCTGTCGACCCTGGCCCTGCGCGTGTTCCGCGCGGGGCTCAAGCACAGCCTGGTGGATGCCAAGTGGCCGGCATTCGAGCAGGTGTTTTTCGGCTTCGACCCGGAGAAGGTCGTGCTGATGGGCGCCGAGCACCTGGAGCGGCTGATGCAGGACGAGCGCATCATCCGCCACCTGGGCAAGCTCAGGAGCGTACCGCGCAATGCGCAGATGATCCTCGACGTGACGAAGGAGAAGGGCAGCTTTGGCGCTTTCATCGCCGACTGGCCGGTGACCGACATTGTCGGCTTGTGGAAGTACCTGGCCAAGCACGGTAACCAGCTGGGCGGGCTGTCGGCGCCGCGCTTTTTGCGCATGGTTGGCAAGGATACCTTCATCCCTACCGATGACATGGCGGCGGCGTTGATTGCACAGAAGGTGATCGACAAGCAGCCGACCAGTCAACGCGACCTGGCCTTGGTGCAACAGGCGTTCAACCAGTGGCATGAAGAAAGTGGGCGGCCGCTGTGCCAGTTGTCGGTGATGCTGGCACATACCGTCAACCATTGA
- the ttcA gene encoding tRNA 2-thiocytidine(32) synthetase TtcA, with translation MGTLSVNQNKLQKRLRRLAGEAITDFNMIEDGDKVMVCLSGGKDSYTMLDVLLHLQKVAPIKFEIVAVNMDQKQPGFPEHVLPAYLKELGVEYHIVEKDTYSVVKELVPEGKTTCSLCSRLRRGTLYTFADEIGATKMALGHHRDDIVETFFLNMFFNGALKGMPPKLRADDGRNVVIRPLAYCSEKDIQAYSDMKEFPIIPCNLCGSQENLQRQVVKDMLVEWERKHPGRTESIFRALQNVAPSQLADRNLFDFIGLKIDENATPRFLDVLNI, from the coding sequence ATGGGCACCCTCTCGGTCAACCAGAACAAACTGCAAAAACGCCTGCGTCGTCTCGCCGGCGAAGCCATCACCGACTTCAACATGATCGAGGATGGCGACAAGGTCATGGTCTGCCTGTCTGGCGGCAAGGACAGCTACACCATGCTCGACGTTCTGTTGCACCTGCAGAAGGTGGCACCGATCAAGTTCGAGATCGTCGCGGTGAACATGGACCAGAAGCAGCCAGGCTTCCCTGAGCACGTGCTGCCGGCCTACCTCAAAGAGCTGGGCGTCGAGTACCACATCGTCGAGAAGGACACCTACTCGGTGGTCAAGGAGCTGGTACCCGAGGGCAAGACCACGTGTTCCCTGTGCTCGCGCCTGCGCCGTGGCACCCTGTACACCTTCGCCGACGAAATCGGCGCGACCAAGATGGCGCTGGGGCACCACCGCGACGATATCGTCGAAACCTTCTTCCTCAACATGTTCTTCAACGGTGCGCTCAAGGGCATGCCGCCGAAGCTGCGGGCCGACGACGGCCGCAATGTGGTGATCCGCCCGCTGGCCTACTGCAGCGAGAAGGACATCCAGGCCTACTCGGACATGAAGGAATTCCCGATCATCCCGTGCAACCTGTGTGGCTCGCAGGAAAACCTGCAGCGCCAGGTGGTCAAGGACATGCTGGTGGAGTGGGAGCGCAAGCACCCGGGCCGTACCGAGAGCATCTTCCGTGCCCTGCAGAACGTGGCGCCGTCGCAACTGGCCGACCGCAACCTGTTCGACTTCATCGGCCTGAAGATCGACGAAAACGCCACGCCGCGTTTCCTCGACGTGCTGAACATCTGA
- a CDS encoding Yip1 family protein, with protein sequence MIHHVVGLFTHPDQEWREIRGEEETISHMYLTHTLILAAIPAVSAFIGTTQVGWVIGDRPAVMLTMESAIWMSIMSYLAMLGGVAVMGAFIHWMARTYDANPSMAQCIAFATYTATPLFIGGLAALYPHLWLGMLIGTAAICYTVYLLYVGLPTFMNIPSDEGFLFSSSVLAVGLVVLVAIMAATVIIWGLGVGPVYTN encoded by the coding sequence ATGATTCATCACGTTGTGGGGCTGTTTACCCATCCCGATCAGGAATGGCGGGAAATTCGTGGCGAAGAAGAAACCATCAGCCACATGTACCTGACGCACACCTTGATCCTGGCGGCGATCCCTGCCGTTTCCGCATTCATCGGCACTACCCAGGTGGGCTGGGTAATCGGTGACCGGCCAGCCGTGATGCTCACCATGGAAAGCGCCATCTGGATGAGCATCATGTCGTACCTGGCCATGCTCGGCGGTGTGGCGGTAATGGGCGCGTTCATCCACTGGATGGCCCGCACCTACGATGCCAATCCGTCCATGGCGCAGTGCATCGCCTTTGCCACCTACACCGCCACACCGTTGTTCATCGGCGGCTTGGCGGCGCTGTACCCGCACCTTTGGCTGGGCATGCTGATCGGCACTGCTGCTATCTGCTACACGGTGTACCTGCTGTACGTCGGCTTGCCGACGTTCATGAATATACCGTCCGACGAAGGCTTCCTGTTCTCCAGCTCGGTGCTGGCAGTGGGCCTTGTGGTACTGGTGGCGATCATGGCTGCCACGGTAATTATCTGGGGACTGGGCGTGGGGCCCGTCTACACCAACTAG
- a CDS encoding SprT family zinc-dependent metalloprotease: MPELLKQRVETCYQQAETFFKRPFPRPEVSFKLRGQKAGVAHLHENLLRFNLQLYRENQEDFLRQTVAHEVAHLVAHQLFGDRIQAHGEEWQLIMRGVYELPPNRCHNYEVQRRVVTRYIYRCPCPQGDFPFTAQRHKLVRQGRRYLCKRCREILVYSGETRVE; this comes from the coding sequence ATGCCCGAGCTGCTCAAACAACGCGTCGAAACCTGTTACCAGCAAGCCGAAACCTTTTTCAAACGCCCCTTCCCGCGCCCGGAAGTCAGCTTCAAGCTGCGCGGGCAAAAAGCCGGCGTCGCCCACCTGCACGAGAACCTGCTGCGCTTCAACCTGCAGCTTTACCGGGAAAACCAGGAAGACTTCCTGCGCCAGACCGTTGCCCACGAAGTGGCGCACCTGGTGGCCCACCAGTTGTTTGGCGACCGCATCCAGGCCCATGGCGAAGAGTGGCAATTGATCATGCGCGGGGTGTATGAGCTGCCACCCAACCGTTGCCACAACTATGAAGTGCAACGGCGCGTGGTAACCCGCTACATCTACCGCTGCCCTTGCCCGCAGGGTGATTTCCCGTTTACCGCACAGCGGCACAAGCTGGTGCGCCAGGGGCGGCGGTACCTGTGCAAACGCTGCCGGGAGATTCTGGTGTACAGCGGCGAGACTCGCGTCGAATAG
- the fpr gene encoding ferredoxin-NADP reductase, with protein sequence MSNMNHERVLSVHHWNDTLFSFKCTRDPGLRFENGQFVMIGLQQESGRPLMRAYSIASPNWEEHLEFFSIKVPDGPLTSQLQHLKEGDEIIISKKPTGTLVLDDLNPGKHLYLLSTGTGLAPFMSVIQDPETYERFEKVILVHGVRYVNEVAYREFITEHLPQNEFFGESVRDKLIYYPTVTREPFENQGRLTDLMRSGKLFSDIGLPPINPQDDRAMICGSPSMLDETSEVLDSFGLKVSARMREPGDYLIERAFVEK encoded by the coding sequence ATGAGCAACATGAACCACGAACGTGTCCTCAGTGTGCACCACTGGAACGACACCCTGTTCAGCTTCAAGTGCACCCGCGACCCGGGGCTGCGCTTCGAGAACGGTCAGTTCGTGATGATCGGCCTGCAGCAGGAAAGCGGCCGTCCGCTCATGCGTGCCTATTCCATCGCCTCGCCGAACTGGGAAGAGCACCTGGAGTTCTTCAGCATCAAGGTGCCTGACGGCCCGCTGACCTCGCAGCTGCAGCACCTGAAGGAAGGCGATGAGATCATCATCAGCAAGAAGCCTACTGGTACCTTGGTGCTCGACGACCTGAACCCGGGCAAGCACCTGTACCTGCTGAGCACCGGCACTGGCCTGGCGCCGTTCATGAGCGTCATCCAGGACCCGGAAACCTACGAGCGCTTCGAAAAAGTGATCCTGGTACACGGCGTGCGTTACGTGAACGAAGTGGCCTATCGCGAGTTCATCACCGAGCACCTGCCGCAGAACGAGTTCTTCGGTGAGTCGGTCCGCGACAAGCTGATCTACTACCCGACCGTGACCCGCGAGCCTTTCGAAAACCAGGGTCGCCTGACCGACCTGATGCGCAGCGGCAAGCTGTTCAGCGACATCGGCCTGCCACCGATCAACCCGCAGGACGACCGTGCGATGATCTGCGGCAGCCCGAGCATGCTCGACGAGACCAGCGAAGTGCTGGACAGCTTCGGCCTGAAAGTCTCCGCCCGCATGCGCGAGCCGGGTGACTACCTGATCGAGCGTGCCTTCGTCGAGAAGTAA
- the finR gene encoding LysR family transcriptional regulator FinR, translating into MRFTLRQLQVFVAVAQHQSVSRAASLLALSQSAASTSITELERQSSCQLFDRAGKRLALNALGHQLLPQAVALLDQAKEIEDLLNGKSGFGSLAVGATLTIGNYLATLLIGSFMQTHPESQVKLHVQNTVHIVQQVAHYEIDLGLIEGDCNHPDLEVQPWVEDELVVFCAPQHPLAKPGRADIESLSQEAWILREQGSGTRLTFDQAMRHHRANLNIRLELEHTEAIKRAVESGLGIGCISRLALRDAFRRGSLVPVETPELDLMRQFYFIWHKQKYQTSAMREFLELCRNFTAGYTRSDEIVLPPIA; encoded by the coding sequence ATGCGATTCACACTCCGTCAACTGCAAGTCTTCGTCGCCGTCGCACAGCACCAAAGCGTCTCCCGGGCCGCTAGCCTGCTGGCGTTGTCGCAGTCGGCCGCCAGCACTTCCATCACCGAACTGGAGCGGCAATCGAGCTGCCAGCTGTTCGACCGTGCCGGCAAGCGCCTGGCGCTCAACGCCCTGGGCCATCAACTGTTGCCACAGGCGGTGGCCCTGCTCGACCAGGCCAAGGAAATCGAAGACCTGCTTAACGGCAAGTCCGGTTTCGGTTCGCTGGCGGTCGGCGCCACATTGACCATCGGCAACTACCTGGCCACCCTGCTGATCGGCAGCTTCATGCAGACCCACCCGGAAAGCCAGGTCAAGCTGCATGTACAGAACACAGTGCATATCGTGCAACAGGTCGCGCACTACGAAATTGATCTGGGTCTAATCGAAGGTGACTGCAACCACCCCGACCTGGAAGTGCAGCCGTGGGTCGAGGACGAACTGGTGGTGTTCTGCGCGCCGCAGCATCCACTGGCCAAGCCGGGCCGGGCTGATATCGAAAGCCTGTCGCAAGAGGCGTGGATATTACGCGAGCAAGGCTCAGGCACGCGCCTGACCTTCGACCAGGCCATGCGCCACCACCGCGCCAACCTCAACATCCGCCTGGAGCTGGAACACACTGAAGCAATCAAACGCGCGGTGGAGTCGGGCCTGGGGATTGGCTGCATTTCGCGCCTGGCCCTGCGGGACGCCTTCCGCCGGGGAAGCCTGGTACCGGTGGAAACCCCGGAACTGGACCTGATGCGCCAGTTCTATTTCATCTGGCACAAACAGAAGTACCAGACCTCGGCCATGCGCGAGTTTCTGGAGCTGTGCCGCAACTTCACTGCGGGCTATACCCGCAGTGATGAAATCGTGCTGCCGCCGATCGCTTAA